The Nocardioides salarius genome includes a region encoding these proteins:
- a CDS encoding ABC transporter ATP-binding protein, translating to MSYPSSTSIVVENATKAFTLRYHRTFKEVTVAKMRGQQISDTFKALDDVSFTVEQGESIGLMGLNGSGKSTLLKLVNGIMKPDSGKVLTRGRIAGLIATGAGFHPQLTGRENVYLNAAVFGMSERETNRKLDEIIEFASIGKHLDSPVGNYSSGMYARLGFAVAINVDCDIFLADEALAVGDKPFKRKCLEKMEEVRDSGATVFYVSHAAGSVRRMCDRVLVLEDGRLGFDGGVDEGIKYVKYDSDDEDKDDDELGADI from the coding sequence TTGAGCTACCCGTCCTCGACGTCCATCGTGGTGGAGAACGCCACGAAGGCCTTCACGCTGCGCTACCACCGCACCTTCAAGGAGGTGACGGTGGCCAAGATGCGCGGCCAGCAGATCAGCGACACCTTCAAGGCGCTCGACGACGTCTCCTTCACCGTCGAGCAGGGCGAGTCGATCGGCCTGATGGGCCTCAACGGCTCCGGCAAGTCCACGCTGCTCAAGCTGGTCAACGGCATCATGAAGCCCGACTCCGGCAAGGTGCTGACCCGTGGCCGGATCGCCGGCCTGATCGCCACCGGGGCGGGCTTCCACCCCCAGCTCACCGGCCGCGAGAACGTCTACCTCAACGCCGCGGTCTTCGGGATGAGCGAGCGCGAGACCAACCGCAAGCTCGACGAGATCATCGAGTTCGCCAGCATCGGCAAGCACCTCGACTCGCCCGTCGGCAACTACTCCTCGGGCATGTACGCCCGGCTCGGCTTCGCGGTGGCCATCAACGTCGACTGCGACATCTTCCTGGCCGACGAGGCGCTGGCGGTGGGGGACAAGCCCTTCAAGCGCAAGTGCCTGGAGAAGATGGAGGAGGTCCGCGACTCAGGGGCCACCGTCTTCTACGTCAGCCACGCCGCCGGCTCGGTGCGCCGCATGTGCGACCGGGTCCTGGTCCTCGAGGACGGCCGGCTCGGCTTCGACGGCGGGGTCGACGAGGGCATCAAGTACGTCAAGTACGACTCCGACGACGAGGACAAGGACGACGACGAGCTCGGCGCCGACATCTGA
- a CDS encoding FG-GAP-like repeat-containing protein translates to MPPSRSRFVSGCQQLLVLGAVVAVLAPAASVINLDVVQRPGSSAVPGYDGALAAYVRSAQQTATVPTAPVEAVVEEHALTAPSGAALGRVQARTLGGERATVLTSSPEVVSGYGAVGVTWEPGTELEEDDIAFEVRTRTEGEWSAWAELEYHDEHAPDPGSPEAADARPGTEPMMLGEVDEVQVRSTERAGALPADMRMAVIDPGTAETTAEERAALDTAALAGAGDAVSVSDLEVDDSAGTDVLTLQSSQVTPKPVIYSRAQWGADERLRSGSPGYSEVHAGFVHHTVNANSYTKDEVPAMLRSIYAYHTKSRGWSDVGYNYLVDRFGRIWEGRAGGVDRPVVGAHTLGYNENSFAMSAIGNFEQVRPSEAVVQAYGALFAWKLSLHGVDAASGSQQVGSRSFPAVNGHRDAGSTACPGAFLYQRLGDIRRLADAAQADFGGRQLPADLVDSPHPDLVARRASDGRVFIIPTGGMSRVRKPATVSSGWSGYESVLLSDDVTGDRRPDALGVTASGAVDVRPGQDGGFGETTRTATATEGHDLVTAVGDVDGDGRPDLVGRDGDTLEVLSGRGDGRFRAAAATTGWSGYDALAGSDLDGDGFADLVARRTDGAMVWHRGSAAGFGAAQPLVGAGSGSAWDVVSALGDWNGDGHTDLFVRRERGHGYVLPGRGDGSVGHPLGPIKRLKGRPGLTGGADLSGDGVPDLVFLKGDTLMKIVSTGEAETRAPVDTGTRMRSADLLLNVGDWDGDGLGDLVLRKRKNGALKMRPGDGAGSFGKAVLLGRGMGGVRLLESVGDVTGDGWPDLMGQPTGGSMMIYPGRGAAQLGPAYVAHSAISATRQVGVGLWNRDGAPDSMFRQGDALVAYPGNGPGGLTDPQRLGLDLRGYDLVTGIGDMTLATRADLVVRESATGHLWLLEGKASGFRAPRFLADGAGVYDLVD, encoded by the coding sequence ATGCCCCCCAGCAGGTCTCGTTTCGTCAGCGGCTGCCAGCAGCTGCTGGTGCTCGGTGCCGTCGTCGCCGTGCTCGCGCCCGCCGCGAGCGTGATCAACCTCGACGTCGTCCAGCGCCCCGGCAGCAGTGCCGTGCCCGGCTACGACGGCGCGCTCGCGGCGTACGTCCGCTCGGCGCAGCAGACGGCCACCGTGCCGACCGCGCCGGTCGAGGCGGTCGTGGAGGAGCACGCACTGACGGCCCCCTCCGGCGCGGCCCTGGGCCGGGTCCAGGCGCGCACGCTCGGCGGTGAGCGCGCCACGGTGCTGACCAGCAGCCCCGAGGTGGTCAGCGGCTACGGCGCCGTCGGCGTCACCTGGGAGCCCGGCACCGAGCTCGAGGAGGACGACATCGCCTTCGAGGTGCGCACCCGCACCGAGGGTGAGTGGAGCGCGTGGGCCGAGCTCGAGTACCACGACGAGCACGCCCCCGACCCGGGCAGCCCCGAGGCTGCTGACGCGCGGCCGGGCACCGAGCCGATGATGCTGGGCGAGGTCGACGAGGTGCAGGTGCGCAGCACCGAGCGCGCCGGTGCGCTGCCCGCCGACATGCGGATGGCCGTGATCGACCCCGGCACCGCCGAGACCACCGCCGAGGAGCGCGCCGCGCTCGACACCGCCGCCCTGGCCGGGGCGGGCGACGCGGTCTCCGTCAGCGACCTCGAGGTCGACGACAGCGCCGGCACCGACGTGCTCACCCTGCAGTCGTCGCAGGTGACGCCCAAGCCGGTGATCTACTCGCGAGCCCAGTGGGGCGCCGACGAGCGGCTGCGCAGCGGCTCGCCGGGCTACAGCGAGGTGCACGCCGGCTTCGTGCACCACACGGTCAACGCGAACAGCTACACCAAGGACGAGGTCCCGGCGATGCTGCGCAGCATCTACGCGTACCACACGAAGTCCCGGGGCTGGTCCGACGTCGGCTACAACTACCTCGTCGACCGCTTCGGTCGGATCTGGGAGGGCCGCGCCGGCGGCGTCGACCGTCCGGTGGTCGGGGCGCACACCCTGGGCTACAACGAGAACTCGTTCGCGATGTCGGCGATCGGCAACTTCGAGCAGGTGCGGCCCAGCGAGGCCGTGGTGCAGGCCTACGGCGCGCTCTTCGCGTGGAAGCTGTCGCTGCACGGCGTCGACGCCGCCTCGGGCTCCCAGCAGGTCGGCAGCCGCTCCTTCCCGGCCGTCAACGGCCACCGCGACGCCGGCTCGACCGCCTGCCCCGGCGCATTCCTCTACCAGCGCCTGGGTGACATCCGCAGGCTGGCCGACGCCGCCCAGGCCGACTTCGGCGGGCGCCAGCTGCCCGCCGACCTGGTCGACTCCCCGCACCCCGACCTGGTGGCGCGCCGCGCCTCCGACGGTCGCGTCTTCATCATCCCCACCGGTGGGATGAGCCGGGTCCGCAAGCCGGCCACGGTCTCGTCGGGCTGGTCGGGCTACGAGTCGGTGCTGCTCTCCGACGACGTGACCGGCGACAGGCGTCCCGACGCCCTGGGCGTGACGGCCTCGGGTGCGGTCGACGTGCGGCCCGGGCAGGACGGGGGCTTCGGCGAGACCACCCGCACCGCCACCGCCACCGAGGGCCACGACCTGGTCACCGCCGTCGGCGACGTCGACGGCGACGGGCGTCCCGACCTGGTCGGGCGCGACGGCGACACCCTCGAGGTGCTCTCGGGGCGCGGCGACGGGCGCTTCCGCGCCGCCGCGGCCACCACCGGCTGGTCCGGGTACGACGCCCTGGCCGGCAGCGACCTCGACGGCGACGGGTTCGCCGACCTGGTCGCGCGGCGCACGGACGGCGCCATGGTCTGGCACCGCGGCTCGGCCGCGGGCTTCGGTGCCGCGCAGCCCCTGGTCGGCGCCGGGTCCGGCTCCGCGTGGGACGTCGTCAGCGCGCTGGGCGACTGGAACGGGGACGGCCACACCGACCTCTTCGTGCGGCGCGAGCGCGGGCACGGCTACGTGCTGCCCGGTCGCGGCGACGGCAGCGTGGGCCACCCGCTGGGCCCGATCAAGCGGCTCAAGGGCCGCCCGGGCCTGACCGGGGGAGCCGACCTGAGCGGGGACGGGGTCCCCGACCTGGTCTTCCTCAAGGGCGACACCCTGATGAAGATCGTCTCGACCGGCGAGGCCGAGACCCGCGCCCCGGTGGACACCGGCACCCGGATGCGCTCGGCCGACCTGCTGCTCAACGTCGGCGACTGGGACGGCGACGGCCTGGGCGACCTGGTGCTGCGCAAGCGCAAGAACGGTGCGCTCAAGATGCGTCCCGGCGACGGTGCCGGCTCGTTCGGCAAGGCCGTGCTGCTGGGCCGCGGCATGGGCGGCGTCCGCCTGCTCGAGTCGGTCGGCGACGTCACCGGCGACGGCTGGCCCGACCTGATGGGCCAGCCGACCGGCGGCTCGATGATGATCTACCCCGGCCGGGGCGCGGCGCAGCTGGGCCCGGCGTACGTCGCGCACAGCGCGATCAGCGCGACCCGCCAGGTCGGTGTCGGCCTGTGGAACCGCGACGGCGCACCGGACTCCATGTTCCGGCAGGGCGACGCGCTGGTGGCCTACCCCGGCAACGGGCCCGGTGGGCTCACCGACCCCCAGCGCCTCGGCCTCGACCTGCGCGGCTACGACCTGGTGACCGGGATCGGCGACATGACGCTCGCGACCCGCGCCGACCTGGTGGTGCGCGAGAGCGCGACCGGCCACCTCTGGCTCCTCGAGGGCAAGGCGTCGGGCTTCCGGGCGCCGCGCTTCCTCGCCGACGGGGCGGGGGTCTACGACCTGGTGGACTGA
- a CDS encoding TIGR03089 family protein produces the protein MTTLPALLQRELSRDPGRPLVTFYDHASGERSELSVTTYANWVAKAASLLVEEHDLERGDALCLDLPAHWLGPVFLGAAWSAGLVVVGAEEAGTAEAVVCGPGSVAEHAARAGDVPVLACALLPMGVRFAEALPEGVHDVGVEIWGQPDAFIAFDPPEAGDPAVRAPGLALSQSELWSAAAAGTLVTDGGRLLSAANPASPPEIATFTEPLARGGSLVLVAHPDPARLESTSADERVTDRDQSTRS, from the coding sequence GTGACGACCCTCCCCGCCCTGCTGCAGCGCGAGCTGTCCCGCGACCCGGGCCGCCCGCTGGTGACCTTCTACGACCACGCCTCGGGCGAGCGCAGCGAGCTCTCCGTGACGACGTACGCCAACTGGGTGGCCAAGGCGGCCTCGCTGCTCGTGGAGGAGCACGACCTCGAGCGCGGCGACGCGCTGTGCCTCGACCTGCCCGCCCACTGGCTGGGCCCGGTGTTCCTGGGGGCCGCGTGGAGCGCAGGCCTGGTGGTGGTGGGCGCCGAGGAGGCGGGCACCGCCGAAGCCGTGGTGTGCGGTCCCGGGTCGGTGGCCGAGCACGCCGCTCGGGCAGGGGACGTGCCGGTGCTGGCCTGTGCGCTGCTCCCGATGGGGGTGCGCTTCGCCGAGGCGCTGCCCGAGGGCGTCCACGACGTCGGCGTGGAGATCTGGGGCCAGCCCGACGCCTTCATCGCCTTCGACCCCCCGGAGGCCGGCGACCCCGCCGTGCGCGCGCCCGGGCTGGCGCTGAGCCAGTCGGAGCTGTGGAGCGCGGCCGCCGCCGGGACTCTCGTCACCGACGGCGGCCGTCTCCTCTCGGCGGCGAACCCGGCTTCCCCACCGGAGATCGCCACCTTCACCGAGCCGCTCGCACGCGGCGGCTCGCTGGTCCTGGTCGCGCACCCTGACCCGGCGCGCCTCGAGTCGACCTCGGCCGACGAGCGCGTCACGGACAGGGATCAGTCCACCAGGTCGTAG
- a CDS encoding mannose-1-phosphate guanylyltransferase — protein sequence MTSLAPIDSFWAVVPAGGAGTRLWPLSRAGAPKFLHDLRGSGRTLIQETHDRLGPLAPGRVLVVTGAAHRDAVAGQLDTLAPEAILAEPSARDSMAAIGLAAALIERADPDAVMGSFAADHVIADVEGFAGAVRTSVEVAREGWLVTLGVEPTFPSSAFGYIRSGEPLAEHPGAARVSQFVEKPSVEVARGYLAEGGYRWNAGMFVARPTVLLDLLADTDPGFAADLRALAADGSRMDEIWPRLPRIAVDHAVAEPAAAAGRVATVPAAFDWEDVGDFDSLAALLGADGVPMTVLGDADVRVVDASGLVVAGGRTVAVVGLDDVVVVDTPDALLVTTRERAQDVKAVVAALKESGRADLT from the coding sequence ATGACGAGCCTCGCGCCCATCGACTCCTTCTGGGCCGTGGTGCCCGCCGGCGGCGCCGGCACCCGCCTGTGGCCGCTGAGCCGCGCCGGGGCGCCGAAGTTCCTGCACGACCTGCGGGGCAGCGGCCGCACGCTGATCCAGGAGACCCACGACCGGCTGGGGCCGCTCGCCCCGGGCCGGGTGCTGGTGGTGACGGGGGCCGCACACCGCGACGCCGTGGCCGGCCAGCTCGACACGCTGGCGCCCGAGGCTATCCTCGCCGAGCCGTCCGCCCGCGACTCCATGGCCGCGATCGGGCTCGCGGCGGCGCTCATCGAGCGCGCCGACCCCGACGCGGTGATGGGCTCCTTCGCCGCCGACCACGTCATCGCCGACGTCGAGGGCTTCGCCGGCGCGGTGCGCACCTCCGTCGAGGTGGCCCGCGAGGGGTGGCTGGTCACGCTCGGCGTCGAGCCGACGTTCCCCTCCTCGGCCTTCGGCTACATCCGCTCCGGCGAGCCGTTGGCCGAGCACCCCGGCGCCGCCCGGGTCTCGCAGTTCGTCGAGAAGCCGTCGGTGGAGGTCGCCCGGGGCTACCTGGCCGAGGGCGGCTACCGCTGGAACGCCGGCATGTTCGTGGCCCGGCCCACCGTGCTGCTGGACCTGCTGGCCGACACCGACCCGGGCTTCGCCGCCGACCTGCGCGCGCTCGCGGCCGACGGCTCGCGCATGGACGAGATCTGGCCGCGCCTGCCCCGCATCGCCGTCGACCACGCGGTGGCCGAGCCCGCCGCCGCGGCCGGCCGGGTGGCCACGGTGCCGGCCGCCTTCGACTGGGAGGACGTGGGCGACTTCGACTCCTTGGCGGCGCTGCTGGGCGCCGACGGGGTCCCGATGACGGTGCTCGGCGACGCCGACGTGCGCGTCGTCGACGCCTCCGGCCTCGTCGTGGCCGGCGGCCGGACGGTGGCGGTCGTCGGGCTCGACGACGTCGTGGTCGTCGACACCCCCGACGCCCTGCTGGTGACCACGCGCGAGCGCGCCCAGGACGTCAAGGCCGTGGTGGCCGCCCTCAAGGAGTCCGGGCGCGCCGACCTGACCTGA
- a CDS encoding DUF3105 domain-containing protein, whose amino-acid sequence MAKPAKSDRQAKIDAIRKQQKGADKRRGYAIVAVCGVIAAAIIAVPLYGIISDEVASSQYSSLAIDEIGAPADVCGEVTTEPAADSGTHVPQEQQVTYDTSPPAFGPHWNIAGVAPVSGAREFYTADDRPEIEALVHNQEHGYTVLWYDETIADDDEALGEVRGIAEKFSDESNRRNAFIAAPWTSEDGDAFPDGQHVAMTHWSAGGAGETDTANQVGVWQYCSEPSGAAVEEFVTEYPQQDSPEPNAFL is encoded by the coding sequence GTGGCCAAGCCCGCCAAGTCCGACCGCCAGGCCAAGATCGACGCGATCCGCAAGCAGCAGAAGGGCGCCGACAAGCGCCGCGGCTACGCGATCGTCGCCGTCTGCGGCGTCATCGCCGCCGCCATCATCGCGGTGCCGCTCTACGGGATCATCAGCGACGAGGTCGCCAGCAGCCAGTACAGCTCGCTGGCCATCGACGAGATCGGCGCCCCCGCCGACGTGTGCGGCGAGGTCACCACCGAGCCCGCGGCCGACAGCGGCACCCACGTCCCGCAGGAGCAGCAGGTCACCTACGACACCTCGCCGCCGGCGTTCGGCCCGCACTGGAACATCGCCGGCGTCGCGCCCGTCTCCGGGGCCCGCGAGTTCTACACCGCCGACGACCGTCCCGAGATCGAGGCCCTCGTGCACAACCAGGAGCACGGCTACACCGTGCTCTGGTACGACGAGACGATCGCCGACGACGACGAGGCGCTCGGCGAGGTGCGCGGCATCGCCGAGAAGTTCTCCGACGAGTCCAACCGCCGCAACGCCTTCATCGCCGCGCCCTGGACCTCCGAGGACGGCGACGCCTTCCCCGACGGCCAGCACGTCGCGATGACCCACTGGTCGGCCGGCGGCGCCGGTGAGACCGACACCGCCAACCAGGTCGGGGTGTGGCAGTACTGCTCCGAGCCCAGCGGCGCGGCGGTCGAGGAGTTCGTGACCGAGTACCCCCAGCAGGACTCCCCCGAGCCCAACGCCTTCCTCTGA
- a CDS encoding coenzyme F420-0:L-glutamate ligase, with protein sequence MTSLTVHAPDGVPEVVEGTDLAAALLGALGHGTGGHDLVDGDVVVVTSKVVSKSEGRVRRGDRARALADETARVVARRGPTTIVRTHHGLTMAAAGIDASNVELGSIVLLPVDPDASARRLRARLHELCGHVVGVVVTDTAGRAWREGQTDIAIGAAGLDVAESFAGRVDAHGNELAVTAPAVADEVAGAAELAQGKLGGRPFAVLRGRADLVLPLDDPGPGATALVRPEGGDLFGYGAREAVVRALRGAALDQAPFGAPAPPEELVAAVDHVSGGTATTTPSAGDPTVLEVRLTPADRPRLAALLAPLAFAHGWSAHAPDDAGSAVAAELRPRTP encoded by the coding sequence ATGACGTCCCTGACGGTGCACGCCCCCGACGGCGTGCCCGAGGTCGTGGAGGGCACCGACCTGGCCGCCGCGCTGCTCGGGGCGCTGGGCCACGGCACGGGTGGCCACGACCTCGTCGACGGCGACGTCGTGGTGGTCACCAGCAAGGTCGTGAGCAAGTCGGAGGGCCGGGTGCGCCGGGGCGACCGGGCCCGGGCGCTGGCCGACGAGACCGCCCGGGTGGTGGCGCGCCGCGGGCCGACCACGATCGTGCGCACCCACCACGGGCTGACCATGGCCGCGGCCGGCATCGACGCCTCCAACGTCGAGCTGGGCTCGATCGTGCTGCTGCCGGTCGATCCCGACGCCTCCGCGCGCCGCCTGCGCGCACGCCTGCACGAGCTGTGCGGGCACGTGGTGGGCGTGGTCGTCACCGACACCGCAGGTCGCGCCTGGCGCGAGGGGCAGACCGACATCGCGATCGGCGCCGCCGGGCTCGACGTGGCCGAGAGCTTCGCCGGCCGGGTCGACGCCCACGGCAACGAGCTGGCGGTGACCGCGCCCGCCGTCGCCGACGAGGTCGCGGGCGCCGCGGAGCTGGCCCAGGGCAAGCTCGGCGGCCGGCCGTTCGCGGTGCTGCGCGGGCGCGCCGACCTGGTGCTCCCCCTCGACGACCCCGGCCCCGGCGCCACCGCGCTGGTGCGGCCCGAGGGCGGCGACCTCTTCGGGTACGGCGCCCGCGAGGCCGTCGTGCGCGCGCTGCGCGGCGCGGCGCTAGACCAGGCGCCCTTCGGGGCCCCGGCACCACCGGAAGAGCTCGTCGCGGCCGTCGATCACGTCAGCGGCGGCACCGCCACGACGACCCCGTCCGCGGGCGACCCCACCGTGCTGGAGGTCCGGCTGACCCCTGCCGACCGGCCTCGCCTGGCCGCGCTCCTGGCCCCCCTGGCGTTCGCGCACGGGTGGTCGGCGCACGCCCCCGACGACGCGGGATCCGCCGTCGCTGCCGAGTTGCGACCGCGCACTCCGTAG
- the cofD gene encoding 2-phospho-L-lactate transferase, whose product MRSLTVLSGGIGGARFLQGLLHAIDTGALPGVAPDAVVTVVTNTADDLWVHGLKVCPDLDTVMYTLGDGIDPERGWGRRDETWSVREELAAYGVEPTWFGLGDRDVATHLVRTQMLEAGYPLSAVTAALCRRWLEPVHGERLRLLPMTDDRVETHVAVADADSPSGTRVVHFQEYWIRMRAEVPAETVVVVGLDAATPAPGVVEAITGADLVLVPPSNPVVSVGTILGVPGVREALVATGAPVVGLSPIVGGQHVRGMARQLLTAIGVEVSAAGVGLHYGARSQGGVLDGWLVDTGDAGDVAALEEAGLRAGAVPLMMTSPDATAAMVAAAVDLATR is encoded by the coding sequence ATGCGTTCCCTCACCGTCCTCTCCGGGGGCATCGGCGGCGCCCGCTTCCTGCAGGGCCTGCTGCACGCCATCGACACCGGCGCCCTGCCCGGCGTGGCCCCCGACGCGGTCGTCACGGTCGTCACCAACACCGCCGACGACCTGTGGGTGCACGGGCTCAAGGTCTGCCCCGACCTCGACACGGTGATGTACACCCTCGGCGACGGGATCGACCCCGAGCGCGGCTGGGGCCGGCGCGACGAGACGTGGAGCGTGCGCGAGGAGCTGGCGGCGTACGGCGTCGAGCCGACCTGGTTCGGCCTCGGCGACCGCGACGTGGCGACCCACCTGGTGCGCACCCAGATGCTCGAGGCGGGCTACCCGCTCTCGGCGGTCACCGCCGCCCTGTGCCGGCGCTGGCTCGAGCCGGTGCACGGCGAGCGCCTGCGCCTCCTGCCGATGACCGACGACCGGGTCGAGACCCACGTCGCGGTCGCCGACGCCGACTCCCCCAGCGGCACCCGGGTCGTGCACTTCCAGGAGTACTGGATCCGGATGCGCGCCGAGGTGCCCGCGGAGACGGTCGTCGTTGTGGGTCTCGACGCGGCCACGCCGGCGCCCGGCGTGGTCGAGGCGATCACCGGGGCCGACCTGGTGCTGGTGCCGCCGTCGAACCCCGTGGTCTCCGTCGGCACGATCCTGGGCGTGCCCGGGGTCCGCGAGGCCCTCGTCGCCACCGGTGCGCCGGTGGTGGGCCTGTCCCCGATCGTCGGGGGCCAGCACGTGCGCGGCATGGCTCGCCAGCTGCTGACCGCCATCGGGGTCGAGGTCAGCGCGGCCGGCGTCGGGCTGCACTACGGGGCCCGCTCGCAGGGCGGGGTGCTCGACGGCTGGCTGGTCGACACCGGTGACGCGGGCGACGTCGCGGCCCTCGAGGAGGCCGGCCTGCGCGCGGGCGCCGTGCCGCTGATGATGACCTCGCCCGACGCCACCGCGGCCATGGTGGCCGCCGCGGTCGACCTCGCGACCCGATGA
- a CDS encoding WhiB family transcriptional regulator produces MRELFLLESDATEAGWQDRALCAQTDPEAFFPEKGGSTREAKKVCLTCEVRDECLESALMNDERFGIWGGLSERERRKLKKRAV; encoded by the coding sequence GTGAGAGAGCTGTTTCTCCTCGAATCGGACGCCACCGAGGCGGGCTGGCAGGATCGCGCCCTGTGCGCACAGACCGACCCCGAGGCGTTCTTCCCTGAAAAGGGTGGTTCCACCAGGGAGGCCAAGAAGGTCTGCCTGACCTGCGAGGTGCGTGACGAGTGCCTCGAGTCCGCGCTGATGAACGACGAGCGCTTCGGCATCTGGGGCGGCCTCTCCGAGCGGGAGCGTCGCAAGCTGAAGAAGCGCGCAGTCTGA